The Bacteroidia bacterium genome segment AACTCAAAAATCAATTTTCGATTATAGAATTGATTTTGAGGATGGTTTTGGCTATAAACCTAAAGATATTTATCTGGCAGAAGCAACCAGAATCGGTAAATTGTTGGCTGAAATGCCTGCTATACAAACTCGCCTGGGAATCAGAATATTGTCATTTCAGCCGGAACGAGTTGAGCTAAGTGTAGAAATCTTATCCACTTTTTTAGAAACATTTTATCAATTTTCACAAGGTAAATTACTTCCTAAAAACTTTGTGATAACGCTTCCCAAGATTAAAGAATTAGCAGAAATTCAACTACTAACAAACTTGCTGGATGAGGCTGAAGAAACCTACAATCAGAGATTTGAGGTAGAACTGATGCTGGAAACGCCGGAGGTTTTGTCGGCAGAACTCAATACTTGGTTGCGTACAACGGATAGTCGCTGTTCTGCGTTACACTTAGGTGTCTATGATTTACTGTCGGCATTAGGGATTCCATCTGATTATCAAGCAACTAACCATGAAATTTGTCATCAAGTTTTGCTAAAAGCCTTGTCAGTAAGTAGCGGCAAGAATGTTCGTGTATCTACCGGTGCAGCACTTCAATTAGCTATTCCCCCACATTCAGATCCACAAAATGATATTCAACAGCATGAAAATAAGCAGTTTATCACTAATTCTTGGCGGAAATTGGCTGATTATCATTTGGATTCCTTACGGATGGGGGTTTTTCAAGGATGGGATTTGCATCCCAATCAAATTCCGATACGGATTGCTGTATATCACGCATTTTTCCAAAAACATTTTTCTGGCATGATGTTGCGCCTGCAAAACTTTGAGCTGCAAGGAAAAGAAGCTACCCGTAATGGCCAGCAATTTGATGATCAGGCAAGCGTTCAGGGATTATTAAACACCTTAGAAATAGGACGGTTATGTGGGGCAATTAAAAATTAAAAATTAAAAATTAAAAATTAGTTAGAGATTTATGATTGTTGTTTTGGGATTATTGTTGGGAATACTGCTTGCTTATTTGAGTTTGGCAGTTCAGAATACTTATCTTGCTTGGTATATCCGCCGGCAAATCTTGAAAAATCCTGAAAATACAGCTCGCTATCTGGAAAATTATTATAAAGATTGGGGAAAAAAAACAGTTTTTTGGGTGCTGATACCGCTATTTGTTATGATAGCTTTTGTCTTTATAACCAGATTTGGACTTGGAAGAATACTGATACCCGGAATATTATCCTGTGTGGTTGTTTTGGCCTTAATTATATACAATAAAAGTTTTAGAGATAAATCAAGGATAAAAACCTTTAGTTTTCTCCCCAAGTTATTTAAAAAAGTAGGTATTCCACTTGAGATAGTGCCGTTTTTTAAGAAGTTTTATATAGAAGCAAAACCTTTGAGGGGGATGTTGGTTCCATCTATGATGCTGCTACCTGAGAGTGAATTTTATGATTTGCTAAAACAAGGGGTACGTGATATTGACCCTAACACTCGGTTAGTTTCTTTAGATATTCTTGTAAAACATTTTCCGAATAAAGCCGCTACTTTTTTACCTGATTTTTTGCGTGATACAAATCCTATTGTGAAATCAGAAGCATTGCAGCATATTTTATTGTTAAAAGACAAACAACTAAGTAGCCGCTTAGTTAAAGAAACACAAGAAGATTCTAATCCGATGCTAAAAACTGCAGCACAGCAAGCTGAGGATAAACTTTCGGGTTCAGAAGCCTTTAATGTGCTGAAAAACAAAATATTACAGGAAAATGTAGATATACAGAGCTGGCAAGAAATCGAAAAACTCTTTTTGTCAAACGATTGGGAAACACTCCAGTTATTTTCACTTCTTTTTTCAGAAAAAAACAAGCCACTCATTAAGATATATTTTGTCTCTGCCTTGAAAAAACATTCACCGAAAGATGCTGCATTTGCGTTAGTGGATTTTGCTACGGAACTGAAAACACCCGAATCCGTAGAAAGTTTAATAGAATTTGCCAATACATCGCCAAAACTCTATGAATATATCGTTCAGAAATTAGCCAAAATACCGTTTTCAACATACCAACCGCTACTTAATACCATATTGTTAGATAAAGAGGCCACTCATTTTTATCGAAAAACAACACTTTTGAACATAATCAGTCTCCATTATCCTTTAGAAACCAATGAAGATGTTAAATTATACATATCCAAAATGTTTTTGGCATATTTATCTGACTCTATTGAAGAGATTAAAAACATCACTTTCGCTTTTTTTAGAGATTGTGGAGATGAAACCCATGTTAACGCACTGCTATCGGTAATAAAAAAGACAAAAAACGATTCAGACTTAGATAGGTTGTTTAAGATTTTGGCGAAAAAAATGAAGATACATCAAACTGATGAAATGTTTTCAACCCTAAAAAAGAGAATTCAAGATTCAAGTGAAACGGAAAAAGACTTTAAACATCAAGTAATAGCTACTTTTATGGGGGTCAAAGACAATAATCCCGTTCAGCATAGTGAACCAAATGCGGTGTTTTGTACGCATTGCTTTACACGAGGCAAAAAAAAGAATGTATTTGAAAACAATTACTACATTGTTTGCAGAAAATGCAATCAATCCCAAAACTTAATCTCTTATCCTAAGCCCATACTTGGCTTGATAAGCCAAGAAGGAAAAACAACTATTTCGGTAGAAAATATACAGATTCAACTTTGGGATAATCACAACAAAAAAGCCATTACAGCAGATATTGACGAAATAGAAATAGGATATTTTGAAAAAGATACTGACTTAGAATGGGCAGCTTCAGCCGTCATAACAGCAATTCAAAATGACGTTACTATACCCCAACAATTCAGCATCAAATGCCAACCCAATGTACAATTAACGGAAAATCTTAAACGAATGTTAGAAAAGTGATTTCCGTATTGAAGGTATTTTGTAAATTTAAAATACTGAAAAACAGAAATATAGCTACTAAAAACTAAGAAGAACGACTAAAAATGAAAGTATATTTAGAAAAAACGATATATTTGCAAAAAAAAGTAGAATATGCGTGTTTTAAATTTCAAACTGCTCTATTTGCTAACTTTCGTGTTTGGTCTGGCAGCTTGCTCAGATGACGGTCAAAAACCATTGGTAACTCCCTCAAAAACAGACCTCTTATGTAATAAGAAATATCGTATTATATCTCTTACAATCAATCCTCCACTACAAATAACACCGGATTCTACGATTACCAGTCTATGGCAGAATTGTTGGGTAGATGACCGTATCGAATTTAAAGTAAATGGCAAAGTCGCTGTTGATGAAGGAACAAAATCATGCTCAAGTTCATTACCCGAAAAATACGAAGATAGCTGGGTATTCTCTGCTGATGAAAACTATTTGCTATACAAAGAGAAAAACAAAAAACGGGCTCAACTTAAAATAGAAATCCTTGATGGACACATGCTTAAGGTTTCTAGTATAGATACCATAAATTCAAAACCATATAGATTTACCCAGACTTTGAGTAAGTAATTTCCAGAGAAATTATCATAAGCCGCCTATTTTAGAGGTGGCTTTTTTTTTGAAGTTATGTTTGCTAAACACTAAAGATAATGATTATCATAGAGATAATTCTGATTATTAGTTTGGTGGTTTATACAACTTGGCTTTGGAAAAATTGGCTAATCCTAAAACATTCGTTACTTCAAATCCAGCCAGCCGAAGACAACAGTTTCCAGCCATCAATATCAGTCATTATACCGGCAAGGAACGAGGCAGTTTCAATTACAAAGTGTTTACAAAGTATTTTAAATCAGGATTATAGTAATTATGAGATTATTGTAGTAGATGACCATTCTACAGATGCCACCCGCCAAATAGCTCAAGAAATTGCGTTTTGCAGTAAACACGTTTCTTTTCGGGTACTTTCGCTTTCAGAAGCAGAAATAGGGAAGAAAAAAGCATTACAAGCTGGAATCCAAGCAGCTCAGGGAGAATGGATTGTAACAACAGATGCCGATTGCTGGCATCAACCTGAGTGGTTATCCACATTAACCTTGTATATGCAGCCAAACGTAGCGGTAGTAGCAGGTCCGGTTCGGATTGAAGCGGGGAAGCATTTTTTTGAGCAGGCCCAAGCCTTAGAATCAGCCGCTTTAGTAGCCTTAGGCGGCACCTTGATTGAAAACCAAACTCCCATTTTTGCCAACGGAGCTAATTTCGCATTTAAAAAAACTGTATTTCAGCAAGTTGATGGATATTCCGGCATAGACCAAATTGCCTCCGGCGATGACGAGCTTTTACTGCACCGGTTTCATAAAGCCGGCTTCCCAATCCGCTTTTGCTGGAATTCACAGGCAGCCGTAAGCACTTTACCCGAAAAAAGTATATCCCAATGGTGGCAACAGCGCAGACGTTGGGTATCCAAAAGCTTTTATTATCAGAGAGTTGATATTTCATTAGCTCAAATTACAGCTTGGATAACACACATAGGAATTCTGGGGTTTCTTTTTTACGGGATATTTTATCCTAAGATATTTCCATTTGTCTTTTTAGCATGGATAATTATATTAATCCCGGATTATCTGATAGTTCGCTTGGCAACGCAGTTTTTGAAAAATAGTAACTTACTAAGCGCTTGGTTACCAGCTAAATTAATCTATCTACTATATGTTT includes the following:
- a CDS encoding HEAT repeat domain-containing protein, which translates into the protein MIVVLGLLLGILLAYLSLAVQNTYLAWYIRRQILKNPENTARYLENYYKDWGKKTVFWVLIPLFVMIAFVFITRFGLGRILIPGILSCVVVLALIIYNKSFRDKSRIKTFSFLPKLFKKVGIPLEIVPFFKKFYIEAKPLRGMLVPSMMLLPESEFYDLLKQGVRDIDPNTRLVSLDILVKHFPNKAATFLPDFLRDTNPIVKSEALQHILLLKDKQLSSRLVKETQEDSNPMLKTAAQQAEDKLSGSEAFNVLKNKILQENVDIQSWQEIEKLFLSNDWETLQLFSLLFSEKNKPLIKIYFVSALKKHSPKDAAFALVDFATELKTPESVESLIEFANTSPKLYEYIVQKLAKIPFSTYQPLLNTILLDKEATHFYRKTTLLNIISLHYPLETNEDVKLYISKMFLAYLSDSIEEIKNITFAFFRDCGDETHVNALLSVIKKTKNDSDLDRLFKILAKKMKIHQTDEMFSTLKKRIQDSSETEKDFKHQVIATFMGVKDNNPVQHSEPNAVFCTHCFTRGKKKNVFENNYYIVCRKCNQSQNLISYPKPILGLISQEGKTTISVENIQIQLWDNHNKKAITADIDEIEIGYFEKDTDLEWAASAVITAIQNDVTIPQQFSIKCQPNVQLTENLKRMLEK
- a CDS encoding glycosyltransferase is translated as MIIIEIILIISLVVYTTWLWKNWLILKHSLLQIQPAEDNSFQPSISVIIPARNEAVSITKCLQSILNQDYSNYEIIVVDDHSTDATRQIAQEIAFCSKHVSFRVLSLSEAEIGKKKALQAGIQAAQGEWIVTTDADCWHQPEWLSTLTLYMQPNVAVVAGPVRIEAGKHFFEQAQALESAALVALGGTLIENQTPIFANGANFAFKKTVFQQVDGYSGIDQIASGDDELLLHRFHKAGFPIRFCWNSQAAVSTLPEKSISQWWQQRRRWVSKSFYYQRVDISLAQITAWITHIGILGFLFYGIFYPKIFPFVFLAWIIILIPDYLIVRLATQFLKNSNLLSAWLPAKLIYLLYVSIIGIWGNLGKKYHWKDRLVK